A part of Helicobacter fennelliae genomic DNA contains:
- a CDS encoding cytolethal distending toxin subunit B, whose amino-acid sequence MKAILRSFVLSIMIAQGLLADLKDYTIASWNLSGGMPSEYKWQHIVRGLLMGSNGADIVALQQVESLAATARFLNTFFVPITSGVLPVEEYQWDLGGNAFVFVYFVRVDSASNGVNLAIVTKKRAHHIVAIRSPIRFAPPIFGIQIDQDVFLSFSSIDAKGKDVPQTLSTIYDNFTLRPEVSWALIGNFNQTPATLQQRLSPQIQEHINIVAPDTITRKSGGVFDFIITGNSGVTPYYAPALVSGLVSVGLQFDSVYLPVWFGK is encoded by the coding sequence ATGAAAGCAATATTACGAAGTTTTGTCCTAAGCATAATGATAGCTCAAGGGCTTTTGGCAGATCTCAAAGACTATACAATCGCAAGCTGGAATCTTTCAGGCGGTATGCCTAGCGAATATAAATGGCAACACATTGTGCGCGGACTACTTATGGGAAGCAATGGTGCTGATATAGTAGCATTACAGCAAGTGGAAAGTCTCGCAGCGACAGCTCGATTTTTGAATACATTTTTTGTGCCGATCACCTCAGGCGTGCTTCCAGTGGAGGAGTATCAGTGGGATTTGGGTGGCAATGCATTTGTATTTGTGTATTTTGTGCGCGTAGATTCTGCTTCAAATGGGGTGAATTTAGCGATTGTAACCAAAAAAAGAGCGCATCATATCGTTGCTATCAGATCGCCTATTAGATTTGCTCCTCCGATTTTTGGCATACAAATCGATCAAGATGTGTTTTTGAGTTTTTCATCTATTGATGCTAAAGGCAAAGATGTGCCACAAACACTTAGCACGATTTATGATAATTTTACTTTGCGTCCGGAAGTCTCATGGGCACTAATTGGGAATTTTAATCAAACTCCAGCCACACTTCAGCAGAGACTCTCACCCCAAATACAAGAGCATATTAATATTGTAGCTCCGGACACTATCACGCGCAAAAGTGGCGGGGTTTTTGATTTTATCATTACAGGAAATTCAGGTGTTACGCCTTATTATGCACCAGCACTTGTAAGTGGGCTTGTGAGCGTGGGATTGCAATTTGATTCTGTGTATCTGCCTGTTTGGTTTGGCAAGTGA
- the serS gene encoding serine--tRNA ligase, protein MIDIKLLLNDFDSVATKLAIKKVSAQELERLKNLASLYKSKKQALEALQEIQNKSSKLFGQYKAQNKPISELKAQLEENKSNIAQSEAELKATEQRLYSLLWTIPNIPDEHTPKGQSEEYNVEIAKILEPRVFDFTPKEHWELAESNGWIDFSAGVKLAKSRFNVLRGMGARLNRALINFMLDYNQKAGFEAVVTPVIVNEEMLFGTGQLPKFEDDMFKIANDIEDKQEIEQEKAESKNNIEGQKAKGHQLYLISTSEITLTNLYNDCIISAENLPICLSAHTPCFRKEAGSAGKDTRGIIRQHQFDKVEIVAITHPSQSDTMQQKMLQTASGILSALELPHRLVQLCGGDLGFSASNTIDIEVWLPGQNCYREISSVSNTRDFQARRAKIRYKENGKNALVHTLNGSSLAVGRTLVAIMENYQHQDGSISIPKVLEKYL, encoded by the coding sequence ATGATTGATATAAAACTTTTGTTGAATGACTTTGATTCTGTGGCTACAAAGCTTGCTATCAAGAAAGTCAGCGCGCAAGAGCTCGAAAGGCTAAAAAACCTCGCCTCTTTGTATAAAAGCAAAAAGCAGGCTTTGGAGGCATTGCAAGAAATCCAAAATAAATCCTCCAAGCTTTTTGGACAATACAAAGCCCAAAATAAGCCAATTAGTGAGCTCAAAGCCCAACTTGAAGAAAACAAATCAAACATCGCTCAAAGTGAGGCAGAGCTCAAAGCCACAGAGCAAAGATTGTATTCTTTGCTTTGGACGATTCCAAATATTCCAGATGAGCACACACCAAAGGGGCAGAGCGAAGAATATAATGTCGAGATTGCAAAAATCTTAGAGCCACGAGTTTTTGATTTTACCCCAAAAGAGCATTGGGAGCTTGCAGAATCTAATGGTTGGATTGACTTTAGCGCGGGGGTGAAGCTTGCCAAAAGTCGCTTTAATGTTTTACGTGGAATGGGTGCTAGGCTCAATCGCGCGCTGATTAATTTTATGCTTGATTATAATCAAAAAGCCGGATTTGAAGCGGTTGTTACGCCAGTAATTGTGAATGAAGAAATGCTTTTTGGGACAGGGCAACTGCCTAAATTTGAAGATGATATGTTTAAGATTGCGAACGACATCGAAGACAAGCAAGAAATAGAGCAAGAAAAAGCAGAATCTAAAAATAACATAGAAGGGCAGAAAGCCAAAGGTCATCAGCTCTACCTTATCTCAACTTCAGAAATCACGCTTACAAATCTATATAATGACTGCATTATTTCTGCTGAGAATCTACCCATTTGCCTAAGCGCGCATACACCTTGCTTTCGTAAAGAAGCAGGAAGTGCGGGCAAAGATACGCGCGGGATCATACGACAGCATCAGTTTGACAAAGTCGAAATCGTAGCAATCACGCACCCAAGCCAAAGCGATACAATGCAGCAAAAAATGCTCCAAACAGCAAGCGGAATTTTAAGCGCGCTTGAGCTTCCTCATCGATTAGTGCAGCTTTGTGGTGGGGATTTGGGCTTTAGTGCGAGCAATACGATTGATATTGAAGTATGGCTTCCGGGACAGAATTGCTATCGTGAGATAAGCTCTGTTTCGAATACAAGGGATTTTCAAGCAAGAAGGGCTAAAATCCGCTACAAAGAAAATGGCAAAAATGCACTCGTCCATACGCTTAATGGCTCTTCTTTGGCAGTTGGCAGGACACTTGTAGCCATAATGGAAAACTATCAGCACCAAGATGGCAGTATAAGCATTCCAAAAGTTTTGGAAAAATACCTCTAA
- a CDS encoding ATP-dependent helicase, protein MSKILSSLNPSQQQALMHIDGALLILAGAGSGKTKTLTSRLAYLIKEVGIPPSSTLTLTFTNKAANEMRQRALSLLEDYEITTPPLLCTFHRFGLLFLKFYIHHLGREANFVLIDSDDQKKIIRKIDDTIPTSDIVSFISSQKNAIITPAQSLQNAKCPPQKMLAHIYQQYQNFLESNNMVDFDDLLLLSYQILESNENLAKEISQQYSYIMVDEYQDTNLLQVALLHKLCSTHQNICVVGDDDQSIYSWRGADIGYILNFTQSFDNAKIIKLQTNYRSKAPILQAANKLIAHNHSRLGKELESVRGEGEAVAVISSFDENKEADTIANEIKKLIAQGTKPQEIAILFRLNALSRGIEAGLNRAHIPYKIIGTTRFYERAEIKDVLAYFRLVLNINDDFSLSRIINTPRRGIGKQTESRIFESATHLSLSVFEALRCGKLDSILSPTQKQSLEKLFQDIEDLALLLKSGTLKFLEQFQAKIDVLGKNNGKKNKHDEIDREANIGEFFGYFRDYIIHNPDASLEDFLNDLSLSSDLDSPIDESVCAMSVHSSKGLEFEYVFVIGLEEDVFPLNYDGVNIEEERRLGYVAFTRAKEKLILSSVDSRFRNGKRTQLTPSRFLFESQVLQSKNSFQTAPQETSFQKGDVVLHKIFGSGVIKEVQDDKLMINFGGNIRMIMSDFVKKI, encoded by the coding sequence ATGAGTAAGATTCTCTCATCTCTTAACCCCTCTCAGCAGCAAGCTCTTATGCATATTGATGGGGCGTTATTGATTTTGGCGGGTGCTGGAAGTGGCAAGACAAAAACCCTCACAAGTCGCCTTGCATATCTCATCAAAGAAGTAGGCATTCCGCCAAGTAGCACGCTTACACTTACCTTTACCAACAAAGCCGCCAATGAAATGCGCCAAAGAGCCTTAAGTTTGCTTGAGGATTATGAGATCACCACACCACCGCTTTTATGCACTTTTCATCGATTTGGGCTATTGTTTTTGAAGTTTTATATTCACCATTTAGGACGCGAGGCAAATTTTGTGCTTATAGATTCTGATGATCAAAAAAAAATCATTAGAAAAATCGATGATACAATTCCTACAAGTGATATTGTAAGCTTTATCTCAAGCCAAAAAAATGCGATCATCACGCCTGCTCAATCACTTCAAAACGCCAAATGTCCCCCCCAAAAAATGCTCGCACATATCTATCAGCAATACCAAAACTTTTTGGAAAGCAATAATATGGTTGATTTTGATGATTTGTTGCTATTAAGTTATCAGATTCTAGAATCTAATGAGAATCTAGCTAAAGAAATTTCACAGCAATATTCATACATTATGGTTGATGAATATCAAGATACAAATTTATTGCAAGTGGCACTTTTGCATAAGCTATGTAGCACACATCAAAATATCTGTGTCGTGGGCGATGATGATCAGAGTATTTATAGCTGGAGGGGTGCGGATATTGGCTATATTTTAAATTTTACCCAAAGCTTTGATAATGCCAAAATCATCAAACTTCAGACAAACTATCGCTCCAAAGCACCGATTTTGCAGGCTGCAAATAAACTTATCGCACACAATCACTCAAGACTTGGCAAAGAGCTAGAATCTGTGCGAGGCGAGGGCGAAGCTGTTGCGGTGATTTCTAGCTTTGATGAAAACAAAGAAGCTGATACAATCGCAAATGAAATAAAAAAGCTCATAGCTCAAGGCACAAAGCCACAAGAAATTGCTATTTTATTTCGCCTTAACGCGCTTTCAAGGGGGATTGAAGCGGGGCTTAATCGCGCTCATATTCCATACAAAATCATCGGCACGACTCGCTTTTATGAACGCGCGGAGATTAAAGATGTGCTTGCGTATTTTCGCTTGGTTTTAAATATCAATGATGACTTTTCACTCTCAAGAATCATAAACACACCACGAAGAGGAATCGGCAAACAAACAGAATCTAGAATCTTTGAATCTGCGACTCATCTTTCATTGAGCGTTTTTGAAGCACTTAGATGTGGCAAGCTAGATTCTATCCTTTCGCCCACACAAAAGCAAAGCCTTGAAAAATTGTTTCAAGATATTGAGGATTTGGCTCTTTTACTCAAAAGTGGCACATTAAAATTCCTCGAACAATTCCAAGCCAAAATCGATGTTTTAGGCAAAAATAATGGCAAAAAAAATAAACATGATGAAATCGATAGAGAGGCAAATATTGGTGAATTTTTCGGGTATTTTAGAGATTATATTATCCATAATCCTGATGCGAGTTTGGAGGATTTTTTGAATGATTTATCGCTCTCATCGGATTTAGATTCTCCTATTGATGAGAGTGTATGTGCGATGAGTGTGCATAGCTCAAAGGGTTTGGAGTTTGAGTATGTATTTGTCATAGGGCTTGAAGAAGATGTGTTTCCGCTGAATTATGATGGTGTCAATATCGAAGAAGAGCGGCGATTGGGGTATGTGGCTTTTACTCGAGCAAAAGAAAAGCTTATCCTCTCAAGCGTAGATTCTCGATTTCGCAATGGCAAACGCACGCAGCTTACTCCATCACGATTTTTGTTTGAATCCCAAGTGCTGCAATCCAAAAATAGCTTTCAGACAGCACCACAAGAAACTTCCTTTCAAAAAGGCGATGTCGTGCTTCACAAAATCTTTGGAAGTGGGGTGATTAAAGAAGTCCAAGATGATAAGCTTATGATTAATTTTGGTGGCAATATCAGAATGATTATGTCAGATTTTGTCAAAAAAATATAA
- a CDS encoding RICIN domain-containing protein, which produces MRFIIKSIVCGVVCVLIWGCGKTQTNDALSEDIKNQKVAKQNDPKEFEDFLGIGANPTPPDSQNNKTPATLVQNATNPLSPLTGDVRDFVSLMTHLGGILSIWESSNGSWVWTHLSLHYPYFGDAYNWQIQPLQNGSVRFVNKMSGTCLNAYGKGVIHYPCDEQNPNQAFRLISMKNGAFQIQNTYTKQCLETSFAKKAQYPVMLKKCIKDNNLEQQWIIIPPFLNPMPITYP; this is translated from the coding sequence GTGAGGTTTATTATCAAAAGCATTGTGTGTGGTGTGGTGTGTGTGTTGATTTGGGGTTGTGGCAAAACCCAAACAAACGATGCATTAAGTGAAGATATAAAAAATCAGAAAGTAGCAAAACAGAATGATCCAAAAGAGTTTGAGGATTTTTTGGGGATTGGGGCTAATCCAACCCCACCAGATAGTCAAAACAACAAAACCCCCGCTACACTCGTGCAAAATGCTACAAATCCGCTTTCACCGCTCACAGGAGATGTGCGAGATTTTGTTTCGTTGATGACACATTTGGGCGGAATCTTATCGATTTGGGAAAGTAGCAATGGAAGCTGGGTTTGGACGCATTTGAGTTTGCATTATCCTTATTTTGGTGATGCGTATAATTGGCAAATCCAACCACTTCAAAATGGCTCTGTCCGCTTTGTCAATAAAATGAGCGGAACATGTTTGAATGCCTATGGAAAGGGCGTGATCCATTATCCTTGTGATGAGCAGAATCCAAATCAAGCCTTTCGGCTTATCTCTATGAAAAACGGCGCGTTTCAAATCCAAAACACCTACACAAAACAATGCCTAGAGACAAGCTTTGCGAAAAAAGCTCAGTATCCAGTGATGCTAAAAAAATGTATCAAAGACAATAATCTTGAGCAACAATGGATTATCATTCCTCCATTTTTAAACCCAATGCCTATAACATATCCTTAA
- a CDS encoding NADP-dependent isocitrate dehydrogenase, whose protein sequence is MKITYTLTDESPALATYSLLPVVRAFLRHADIEVVTSDISLSARVLAQFAKELNLELKDELEILGELVKQPESNIIKTPNISASIPQLKATIKELQAKGYALPDFPDEPKDSKEQEIKARYQKTLGSAVNPVLRQGNSDRRCTKAVKEYAKKNPYKVTPFDKNSKTHVSYMNEGDFFENEKAVLITEPTTARIEFVDSNGKISVCKDNLSLEQNEVLDATFMDSAKLQDFYRAQIKLCKDENILLSLHLKATMMKVSDPVIFGLAVSVYFSELFEKFSSELESLGVNPNNGISELLSKIESSPKKNEILREYERILESSAPLSYVDSAKGRTNLHVPSDVIVDASMPAMLKNGAKLWDKDGAVHDTNALIPDKTYATIYEAAIEDLHANGTLNPAVLGSVANIGLMARKAQEYGSHDKTFIAPSDGIYRIINTKDNSVILEHKVRKGDIYRANEAKFDAIINWIDLGLQRAELTGSKAIFWLDEKRANNRILINLVKARLEELAKQGKKTSGLEILAPKEACLKTLKLIREGKDVISITGNVLRDYLTDLFPILELGTSAKMLSIVPMLNGGAMFETGAGGSAPKQVEQLIEENHLRWDSLGEFLALQASLEFYAQKTGNKKAQILSACLDSAISEWLSNNKAPSRKVKEDDNRTSHFYLALYFAKALGAQELDSELRAFFAPIAKELELSESKIRTEFLDAQGAKVELGGYYKFDDKSAESIMRPSASFNAVIEKIAQGA, encoded by the coding sequence ATGAAAATCACCTACACACTCACTGATGAGTCCCCAGCCCTTGCCACTTATTCCCTCCTGCCTGTTGTGCGTGCGTTTTTGCGCCACGCGGATATTGAGGTAGTAACTTCTGATATTTCTTTAAGCGCGCGCGTTTTGGCGCAGTTTGCCAAAGAGCTCAATTTAGAGCTTAAAGACGAGCTAGAAATCTTAGGCGAGCTTGTCAAGCAGCCAGAATCTAACATCATAAAAACCCCCAATATCTCCGCCTCAATCCCCCAGCTCAAAGCCACGATAAAAGAGCTGCAGGCTAAAGGCTACGCGCTGCCAGACTTCCCCGATGAGCCAAAAGATTCAAAAGAGCAAGAGATTAAAGCGCGCTACCAAAAGACTTTAGGCTCTGCGGTCAATCCCGTGCTGCGTCAGGGCAATTCTGACAGGCGTTGCACAAAGGCAGTGAAGGAATATGCGAAGAAAAATCCCTACAAGGTCACGCCTTTTGATAAGAATTCTAAAACACACGTATCGTATATGAATGAGGGTGATTTTTTTGAAAACGAAAAAGCCGTGCTTATCACTGAGCCCACCACCGCGCGCATTGAGTTTGTCGATAGCAACGGCAAGATAAGCGTGTGTAAGGATAACTTGAGCCTAGAGCAAAACGAAGTGCTTGATGCCACCTTTATGGATAGCGCAAAGCTCCAGGACTTCTACAGAGCGCAGATTAAGCTCTGCAAAGATGAAAATATCTTGCTCTCACTCCATCTTAAGGCTACGATGATGAAAGTGAGCGATCCGGTGATCTTTGGGCTTGCGGTGAGCGTGTATTTTAGTGAGCTTTTTGAGAAGTTTAGTAGCGAATTAGAATCTTTGGGTGTTAATCCAAACAATGGCATTTCAGAGCTTTTAAGTAAGATAGAATCTAGCCCTAAAAAGAATGAAATCTTGCGCGAGTATGAGCGCATTTTAGAATCGAGTGCGCCGCTAAGCTATGTAGATTCTGCCAAAGGGCGCACGAACTTGCATGTGCCAAGCGATGTAATCGTAGATGCCTCAATGCCTGCTATGCTAAAAAACGGCGCGAAGCTCTGGGATAAAGATGGCGCAGTGCACGATACCAACGCGCTTATTCCTGATAAGACTTATGCCACGATTTATGAGGCGGCGATTGAGGACTTGCACGCAAATGGCACGCTCAATCCCGCAGTGCTAGGCAGCGTGGCAAATATCGGGCTCATGGCGCGCAAAGCCCAAGAATATGGCTCGCATGATAAGACCTTTATCGCGCCAAGCGATGGAATCTACCGCATTATAAATACCAAAGATAATAGCGTGATCTTAGAGCACAAAGTGCGCAAGGGCGATATTTACCGCGCTAATGAGGCGAAATTTGATGCGATCATTAACTGGATTGATCTAGGGCTGCAGCGCGCGGAGCTCACCGGATCAAAGGCGATATTTTGGCTAGATGAAAAGCGCGCAAATAATAGAATCTTAATAAATCTTGTAAAAGCGCGGCTAGAAGAGCTTGCAAAGCAGGGCAAAAAAACTTCTGGGCTTGAGATCCTTGCGCCAAAAGAGGCTTGCCTAAAGACGCTTAAGCTTATCCGCGAGGGCAAGGATGTGATCTCAATCACGGGCAATGTGCTGCGCGATTATCTCACCGATCTTTTCCCAATCCTTGAGCTTGGCACGAGCGCAAAAATGCTCTCAATCGTGCCTATGCTAAATGGCGGGGCGATGTTTGAAACAGGTGCTGGCGGGAGCGCGCCAAAGCAAGTGGAGCAGCTCATAGAGGAAAATCACTTGCGCTGGGATAGCTTGGGCGAATTTTTGGCATTGCAGGCAAGCCTTGAGTTTTACGCGCAAAAGACGGGCAATAAAAAGGCGCAGATTCTCTCTGCCTGTCTTGATAGCGCCATAAGCGAGTGGCTAAGTAATAACAAAGCGCCCTCGCGCAAGGTAAAAGAAGATGATAATCGCACGAGCCATTTTTATCTAGCACTCTATTTTGCAAAAGCACTGGGCGCCCAAGAGCTAGATTCTGAGCTTCGCGCATTTTTTGCGCCAATCGCTAAAGAATTAGAACTAAGTGAATCTAAAATCCGCACGGAGTTTTTAGACGCACAAGGCGCAAAAGTAGAGCTTGGCGGGTATTATAAATTTGATGATAAAAGCGCAGAATCTATTATGCGCCCAAGTGCGAGCTTTAATGCAGTGATTGAGAAAATCGCACAAGGGGCGTAA
- a CDS encoding cytolethal distending toxin A/C family, translated as MKKICCIVTLCVVGVFGATDLPTSAVSIRSMATGYLLKNNTKKAKSVNWEMREVLLPGYLANKYPFGAVQFHDIKDPSKCLANNGSWLQIDKCDMIQAGDYRSLFSILPTTTGAVQILSIANDKCLSINPNTKMINKILEIQTCQTAQKIDMQWLWVIAPAVVESKVIKR; from the coding sequence ATGAAAAAAATATGTTGCATTGTGACTTTGTGTGTGGTTGGGGTATTTGGTGCGACTGATTTGCCTACTTCTGCGGTATCGATTCGATCTATGGCGACAGGATATTTACTCAAAAACAACACCAAAAAAGCCAAAAGTGTAAATTGGGAAATGAGAGAAGTTTTGCTACCCGGATATTTGGCAAATAAATATCCTTTTGGCGCAGTGCAGTTTCATGACATCAAAGATCCGAGCAAATGTTTGGCTAATAATGGAAGCTGGCTACAAATAGACAAATGCGATATGATCCAAGCAGGCGATTATCGGAGCTTGTTTTCTATCCTTCCTACCACAACAGGTGCTGTGCAAATCCTCTCAATCGCAAATGATAAATGCTTATCGATAAATCCTAATACCAAAATGATAAATAAGATTCTCGAGATCCAAACCTGCCAAACAGCCCAAAAAATTGATATGCAATGGCTATGGGTTATCGCCCCTGCGGTGGTAGAATCAAAAGTGATTAAGAGATGA
- a CDS encoding tetratricopeptide repeat protein, producing the protein MAEDINSIQDEQTAQSQSAQKESKIASILQTLSANSAKALEFIKQDKKRLSIFIGVGVVVFLILVLIFALNHKSKKSSQQPQIEQTQEKSEQDIQKLVSIKLPEPSQDSLANSSINNLIIKGNLLYNKGHKQEAFDVFKKVANFSQSLATYNLATMQLSNNLYEDSIALYADSIQTGQNIPVSAINAAVSSYKLNRFDLYSYYLNLANDGLVESLDEPYYSYAYALTQYYSGHYFEALSPLLHPNSEEFEVQNSRLAAQIFTLFGDDANALESLKKEDNPQDYKAMGLLYARMGDYTRAKTYLSRFLQSNRTDIQSLMATQIIDLKLGNFAYAATNLENIANNRKYAEIAKETYPIKVIINPELFEVNLAQKSFWERDFENKDKLGYKTLFYFAPYKVFDIKKALEGITQGTNIKQINIQEGKNILLRSATTSKIDKVIIDGLVRIETKDLRSALKQLQTFANHNSNHSILFYNLGLIYAQLGQYEDAYTYFLKAYYLDPSDYLSGIFAILAGRFSHKDTTRLNYDLLHSFQEETFTSDTTQHFIKNFLNYINDNRIENEDWIAQATMKEPIYYALGFTYALRNKDKAQMALYIKGLKSIYPEDLVVNILELLTQSFNENLQNITLTMHSVLKSTDIDLRPIYYAGALPRELYVYSGFITGFLQEQAKIMQDHLVAEEKSPNGTLQTLGLIYIYQQEFQKAYAIYNALIDDIKENDGHTKFLAAVSAIGAGNFADAVVLLQLTKMETPSIYEARYALGLLYQNAKNFKAATSNYHFISTTPFRSEFFDFQIDTDRIYSYELQNTQHQDMEEQ; encoded by the coding sequence ATGGCAGAAGATATTAACAGCATTCAAGATGAGCAGACCGCACAATCTCAAAGTGCACAAAAAGAATCCAAAATCGCTTCCATTTTGCAGACTTTAAGTGCAAATTCTGCAAAGGCTTTAGAATTTATCAAGCAAGATAAAAAGCGATTGAGTATTTTTATCGGCGTGGGAGTGGTTGTATTTTTGATTTTGGTGCTTATTTTTGCCCTCAATCACAAATCCAAAAAATCATCACAACAGCCACAAATCGAGCAAACACAAGAAAAATCAGAGCAAGACATTCAAAAACTTGTCAGTATCAAACTTCCTGAACCCTCGCAAGATAGCCTAGCAAATTCAAGTATAAATAATCTCATCATCAAAGGAAATTTGCTTTATAACAAAGGTCATAAACAAGAAGCATTTGATGTGTTTAAAAAAGTTGCAAATTTTTCGCAATCGCTTGCTACTTATAATCTCGCGACAATGCAGCTTTCAAATAATCTTTATGAGGATTCTATCGCGCTGTATGCGGATTCTATCCAAACAGGTCAAAATATACCAGTAAGTGCGATTAATGCGGCTGTCTCATCATACAAACTCAATCGCTTTGATTTGTATAGCTATTATTTAAATCTAGCTAATGATGGCTTAGTAGAATCTCTTGATGAGCCATATTATAGCTATGCGTATGCACTTACGCAGTATTATAGCGGACATTATTTTGAGGCACTCTCGCCTTTACTTCACCCAAATTCAGAAGAATTTGAAGTGCAAAATTCGCGTCTTGCCGCACAGATTTTTACATTGTTTGGTGATGATGCAAATGCTTTGGAATCCTTAAAAAAAGAAGATAATCCACAAGATTATAAAGCTATGGGATTGTTGTATGCAAGAATGGGTGATTACACAAGGGCTAAGACATATCTTTCAAGATTTTTGCAAAGCAATCGCACAGATATACAATCGCTTATGGCGACACAAATAATTGATCTTAAACTTGGCAATTTCGCTTATGCAGCGACAAATCTTGAAAATATTGCAAACAATAGAAAATATGCTGAAATCGCCAAAGAAACCTATCCGATAAAAGTTATCATAAACCCTGAATTATTTGAGGTCAATCTCGCGCAAAAATCGTTTTGGGAGCGGGATTTTGAAAACAAAGATAAATTAGGCTATAAGACATTGTTTTATTTTGCTCCATATAAGGTATTTGACATCAAAAAAGCACTTGAGGGTATCACGCAAGGCACAAATATCAAGCAAATCAATATTCAAGAGGGCAAAAATATTCTTTTGCGAAGTGCGACAACTTCAAAAATCGATAAAGTTATCATCGATGGGCTTGTGCGTATTGAGACAAAGGATTTACGAAGTGCATTAAAGCAGCTCCAAACCTTTGCAAATCACAATTCAAATCATTCGATTTTGTTTTATAATCTAGGGCTAATATATGCGCAACTTGGGCAATACGAAGATGCTTATACATATTTTCTTAAAGCCTATTATCTTGATCCAAGCGATTATTTGTCAGGTATTTTTGCGATTTTGGCAGGGCGATTCAGCCATAAAGACACCACGCGCTTAAATTATGATTTGCTCCATAGCTTTCAAGAAGAGACATTCACTTCAGATACAACACAGCATTTTATTAAAAATTTTTTAAATTATATCAATGATAATCGCATAGAAAATGAGGATTGGATCGCGCAAGCCACAATGAAAGAGCCTATTTATTATGCGCTTGGCTTTACTTATGCGTTGCGCAATAAAGACAAAGCCCAAATGGCATTATATATCAAAGGATTAAAAAGCATTTATCCAGAAGATCTTGTTGTTAATATTTTAGAGTTGCTTACTCAAAGCTTTAATGAAAATCTCCAAAATATAACCTTAACAATGCATAGTGTGCTTAAATCCACAGATATTGATTTGCGTCCGATTTATTATGCAGGCGCACTTCCTAGAGAATTATATGTGTATTCGGGGTTTATTACGGGATTTTTGCAGGAGCAGGCAAAAATTATGCAAGATCATCTTGTAGCAGAAGAGAAATCTCCAAATGGCACATTACAGACATTGGGGCTGATTTATATCTATCAGCAAGAATTCCAAAAAGCCTATGCCATCTATAATGCACTGATTGATGATATAAAAGAAAATGATGGGCATACAAAGTTTTTGGCAGCTGTGAGTGCGATTGGGGCTGGAAATTTTGCAGATGCGGTGGTGCTTTTGCAGCTTACCAAAATGGAGACTCCAAGCATTTATGAAGCGCGATATGCACTCGGCTTGCTCTATCAAAACGCCAAAAATTTCAAAGCCGCAACATCAAATTATCACTTTATCTCCACAACCCCATTTCGATCGGAGTTTTTTGACTTCCAAATCGATACTGATAGAATCTACTCATACGAGCTTCAAAACACGCAACATCAAGATATGGAAGAGCAATGA